TGTTTTTGAGATGTTTAAGCGTTCTCAAGAAAGCCGAGATGTTAAAGATGATTAATCAAGTTCGTATCGCCCTTCCACGTCTTAAACGGTGGAAAAAGTCTTGTTCGATTTGATCATCGATTGCCGAATCTATAGGAATTGATAAAGAATGTGTTTGGCAAATTTTGCTACACCGGTGCCTCATTCCTCATTCTCTTTCAAAAGGTTTCTAGCCAAGTACAACTACCCAGtaacttctatttctttattaagTTCAAAACAAGATTTTAGTCTCTGAAAGAGAAAGTAGCGAGCGTCCTGAAGGAactgaaaaagaaagaaaaagactTTCTGTACTATTTAGAACTatggaagattcgcatggagctTTGTAGGGATAGATACCTCGTGAATagcattaaaattaaatttattttgttgatttttcacaatttttagtATTAATATTGACTTTGTAAACAAATCTTGCTAGCAGTTTGTTTCTATTAACAATTTTCCTCataaaattgaagttttatgAGTTTTTTGAGAGCCATTAAGGACGTATCAAAAtacttcttctttattaatgaatttcttggaaacaGTTTGATATACAAGGGAAGCCCTCCAAgctttcaatcaaaaattttttgttgttaaattaattatttcgaaaaaggAAACGATGTTGGTAAAGGAGATAACAACAAATGTAGGCTGTTCTCTTTGTCTTTAGCTCTTATCATCGTTCTAGTATCCTTATAAAAACCCTCCTTTGTAAAACAAATTCTACCAGATTGTTTTTTCTTATCGCAGAAACTGATTTATACCAACACCAGTAGATCCTAGATATGTTTTATGTTgtgttttaattatttacacATTTCCAAGTTCTACTTTAAGTAGAAACTTTAACTGCCGACTGGGGTAATACTCTACAACTTTAGTGCCTTCCAAAAAGAGTGAATTACGTGTTTAAAACCACtggataaaagttttttttctcgGTCTTTTATTCCTTGTTTTAGTTGCTAATAACTTCaacccaaataaaaaatattgtcgtAACGGAAACTTTTGAAGTAGAAGTTTCAAAAAAGTTAGTAATTTTCTTGTGTCGTTATACCCTTATTTCATCGTATTTGGTTGATAATATAGAAgctcatgaaaataatttcacagTGAGTAAATTTAAAGGCATGAAATATAAACATGGTAATCAGTcaacgagaaaaaaaaacgtatatgTTGGATGGCTTTCAGCTCTTTGTCAATCACCTGATATTCGATAAATTCTAAATTACTTGTAGTCATAAAATTATCACAGAACCGTCTTAAAAaagatgatggtgaacgttctggtcggccaattgaggtggttacacAAATTTGTTATGGGTAGCGCGTTTCCTCACAGTCGATAAaaaaacaacgtgttgatgattcagagaaGTGTTTGGACATTTtaacacgtaataaatcagatttttggcgtcgatatgtgacaatggatggaACTTGGATCCATTTCACTCCGGAATCCAAACAACCATCATCTGATTGGACTACAGTCCGTGAACCAAGTCCAAAGACACTACAGTTAGCTGGGAAGGTAATGACTTCAGTATTTTAAGTATATTGAGAAAACTAAATAGAGTTATTGGataatttgaatgcaaaaatcaaggaaaaaaagccttatatgtcgaagaaaaaaccactgtttaaCTAAGACAATACGCCGATTCACAATTCCATGTCAACGATgatgaaattgaatgaattgcTTTTTCATCTACCGTATAGGTCAGATCTGAACCCCAGTGACTACTGAGTATTCtctgatctcaaaaaaagtaagaaattcagttcaaatgaagaagcaattgctgaaagtGAAGTAAAATACAactccttctacaagcacgacaTCGAGTAGTTAGAGAAGCCTTGGAATGATTATATTGTTCTTGAAGGACAtcaaattgatgaataaaattgatttttggtaaaaaaaatgtgtttttctcaATCACAGCTTCATATAGGATTACTAAATAGTTATCAGTATCAAAAATGGAAATACTTAGGAAATGTTAAACAGATAAATTGTTTCTTACAAATATATGGTTGCGTTGTTTTTGGTTTGCGAGAAACtggaagtttttgaaaataggtTTCAACTTCaatcaattttgtttaatttgtccTAATCTATAGATATAAAGTTAgtaaaataattgagaattatAATAGCTAAAACAACAATCCTCTATTTTTTGTTACGAAAGAATTTTCACACGTGTATTTACGGATAAATTGTAATCTAGGTCAAACATAATCCATTTAGTATTTTCCCttcctttttggatatttttaagGCTGTACTGATAAATTCACTTATTTTCGGtatagaaattgttttaaaaacatgTACAACAACAAAAACCACTTACTAAGGAAAAAATAGGGATTTCCATTTAACCTGTATACTCAGAAATACTTTCGAAATCTTAAGTACCTTTAGAACTTTATCATTTTGTCAAACGGATCACAGGAAGTGATTGAATTGGACGAAAGATTTATGACATTTATCAGTTTGCAGTTATTATCCCTAATCCTCCTCAGGTAATTTGTTGCAAGGGTAGATATTTATGCTCCAATGTACCTGTCGTTCAGTTGCTGTTGTGTCTCCGCAGATATCGTTTGAAATTGAACAGAGTTCAGAAGTGAAAAGCCAAGGAAATCAGCATCAATCAAAgtaagtttcattttttttttcttaaactattCGATTTAGTTCTTTACTAAGTTACattagtttttttaagtttttaattCACTCTTTGGATAGATATTTGCTTTAAACGttcattaaaacatttatttttactcAACCCGAATTAATTTGTATCACAAACTCGCCGTGGACTTCTCGGCTGTATTAAATTAAGGTTTTCAACTAGTAGAATGTTccataatttataacaaatctatcgatttatatataatttgtatttatagaCCACctcaatcaaatattcatttttttacgaTAAGGATAAAGAGTTTTACGCGGTGATTCACTTTACTAATGATTATGCCATTCGAAAGTCTCTGGTAAATAATCTTGAGTCATTTCAGCTAAAATATGCACGTGGATTTActaaaacaactttttcaattcTAGATTATATAGTTTCCGATTTCCTACCCCACGATTTGAATCATTTACTAATTAATTCGGGTGTCTCTGACCAGTTTTTACGAATTTGTATCACATTGTAAATCTCTTACGAAAGACATTCAGTTGTTGAGGATTTTTTCTTAACAAAGCTTCACCAAGTTTCATAATTAAGTTTAGTAATTGATTGGATTGATTTTTCTGAGAATACGACtctaaattttcgaattttcatgataaaactatGAGGTGCTTCAATacagtatttcaaaaagtacttTTTTGTGATGGTCTTTTTTCAACGTTCTTTTTAAAACGGATCATTGACAGTTTTAGACCTGTAGATAGATTTGAGCTAGTTTAAACTATAGTTAgctttcaaaacaaaacttccTGCGGCATTGATAGGTTATCAATTaagttatttttagattttccaaaAGTGATggataaactttttataatcaACGAGTCCTGTCTAATAATTAACATTCTATTGCATCATTTCTcactcaataataaattttaacaaattttgacaaACCCTTCGATTGTGTTGATAATGAAATTCTGCAGTTAGCAGTGGTGTACCTCAGGGTTCAGTTTTAGTCCcgattaatttatttgatacttATTACTGATGTCACAGGTGTACAAAGAAGTTTAACAACCTCTAAagctttttcaaattctctttctctgtttaaacaaattttattattttcagatgTTGGGTTTACGTACTATCGGACTACTACTAACAACAATcgtcattttatttaattcagtCCGTTCAGAAGTAGTTTCAGTGTCTTCTGAAGAATTGAAGTTATCGGAAGATCAATACCCAAGAGttaaaataaacgaaataacACCGAGGAAACCAAAATCCGCTGAAGAACCACTCACGAGTCTCGAAACAACCGAAGAAACGTCATTATATTTATGGAATTATTGGCCGCTATCAACGTCTCTTTCGAATACTGCTTTACGAATCGGTACTTTTGTTTTGGGCGCCACCTTGACTAcgttatttgtaattttctacCCTATGTTGGCTTACAAGATCTGTTATTTAGTCGGAGTCTGCGAAAATTCTctcgatttttatataaataaatttatagcaGAAAATTTGAATCAACGTAAACCGATACTTCAAAGAAACAAAAGATTAGTTGATGATTTTTATCCCATATTATTGTCGTTAGCTGAAGCTAATAAAAAATACGGCGACAATGACAAAAAAAACGCCACGTGACAATTTTTAGATTCAGCATAACAGTTTTTGCAATTTTGTACAATATATTAatcattgttaatattttattgaatattatcagaatattttgtagatttataatcaaatttatcattttgtatgaaaatatgatcgatatatatagttattaatcaatatttgatataaataaagtgATATCAAGtcatttgtattttatttcaaagcaCATCTTTGCTCTAAGCTTTCACTCCACTTCTTTCGTGGTTAATATTGACTCCGTGTTCCATTTGGAGGTTAACCTCTTGTTATTTTTACTAATCTATCGTTTATCATTCGACTTACGAGTGTAGTACAAAAATAAACCGGAATTTTTGGATAAAGACGCGAAAAATTTAGTGTCGTTTTACTACACGCTTGGTGCCCCATGACGGCGCTTAAGAAAAACCCGAGATACCGGTGCTGTACTGTACGCGATAATATTTAACAAACTTTATGTGTCCCACTTTTTAAAAACGTTGCAAATTTAATAATGACTAAACATTTCAAAGAAGACACTTTCCTTCTAGCGTGAAAATAGAATCCAAATAAACTTTTGGAGTATTTTCTTCGATCATATCCAAATTTCGTGATTTCTACCATCACTTATGTTTCTCACATTGTATTTTCCAGATATCCCAGatgagaaaaatatacaaaaaaataaagttggTACATACGATGAAGAAGCAAAGGATAACAAACCGAAGAAGAGAATTAAGCTTCAATctaaaatattattggaaaatgaaGAAGATGGTGTAAAGAAGAATCAAGAGGAATTAGGTGGATTGCAAGAAGTGACTATTGACACCGAAGAAGGTGTAGACGAAATAGATGGAAAGAGGAGGAATAAAAAGCtgttaaaaattgaagaagacgAAGTTATTGATGTTGAAGCACAAGAAGATCAAGAAATTAAAAAGCCTGCTAATAGCTTCGCAGCTAAAAAAACTGTTGCACAAGgtaaaactatttatttgtcttattcctttttttaaattttattcctAGGATGTTATATCATGTTACTCGTggtctttttttcttttttcctgaCATTatacttttccaaattttcttaactGGAACTGAGTTATCCATACTTTGTAGGTGGCCTCATCAAACTAGTTATTTCCTTTCTATGTTCTCCTCTATGGGCTCAACTTTCATGATACTCCAATTCTACTTTTGCCTTTTCTAttctattattcaattataaatctTGTTTCTTCCAACATGATTCCGAGGAATTGGAAACTACTAGTTGAATacaattgttttttaaagataacGTAGCTGACTCATTTCACGTTTAGTTTGCTACAgtgaattttctatttgttatttATGCGAACACACCTGGtttatctattttcaaaataaatggaaatattgcgcttcattttttattttctaaacgTCAAAGTGCCGAAAGGTAGAAAACTTTCATCCATCTTCGAAGTTGAATAGTTTAGAATGTATGTATGATACTTTATCTTGCATCTGAATATATCTATCTCATGTTTAcagatgaataaatattttgaaagaaaaagagaaaaaaacttCTTCAGTACGgcatttattgaatataaactGTCATTAACAGTTTCAGTGATTGATacaattttattggaaaaagtcACCATAGAAATCTTCAAATTTTGGCATAAGCTCATTACTAAGAAGATTCTATAAATTTGTCAAAGGAAGATAGCGAAAAGATCATCATTCttagaagatttagaaaaaatagaagcaCCGAGATAGCTTACTAATATCCTAATTCATAACCATAAATACCAAACGTATACATAACATACGAATAAATTTGTTGCTTTGGTTGaagaaactattaaaattattaaaattattacgaaCAGTAACAAACTGAAAATACAAGAAATGAGGTCGCAGAACTTAAAAATGCCTCAAACACATATCACAGCATGAATTATTGACAGACCAAAATTGGATTCATTGAgtgaaaacatttgaattggTTGGATCATTTATGAAGAATGGAAGATTCAAGACCAGCGAAGAGAATGTGAGAAGCAAAAGTAGGCAAAAGCCAAAAAGACGCGACATGAGACAAAGTAATAGGCACTAGAAttgagaaaagaagaagaagcaaaaataacagcacttaacaaaaaaatacatcagTTTTGTATATAGCAAATAACTGTAAACTTAAACCACACACCACGTGAATTGTACGGAGTTGTACTTACTATAACAAGCGAAGATAAtctcagtaaaattaaataaaaagatgaaTTTATTGGTTACAACTGGAATGGGATACTTTCTTTATATAATTGTCCAGGTTTcacgaattttttattatatattcgtTTCTCCACAACAACAACTTTCTATTGATTTTCAAAACCTCTGATTGTCACACCTTTGCAATTTTGTAGAGTACAACCTGAGAAGTATCTGGCAAAAACGTTGTTTCCTGGACAGCATCCCTTTTGGACCTTTCTGGACTAcaaaatcttttaaaaacttttcGAGCATCAGTTGATAGATGTTCGTCGTATTTTTCTGTTTGGCGCCtctctcaaaatattttatttaagaagAATTTGGTCCACAGCTCTCAACTAACTGTGGACTGGAAAGTACCTACAtgatgattatagaaaaatatttcgaaaaatgtatattattctatttacgttcattattttctcagtataatttgatttaataaccGATTTTATTCAGGAATTCCAAGGGACtcattttttgtgtaatgttgtTATTCATCTACACTTACaaatgattcactgattctgaaaattaaatataaaagacCAGTGGGTAACAAATATATTCGAAACAGAATacaatttgaaatagaaaaactaaaaaacaaaatagaagatGATATTATGATGATAGCAAATTGGAGAGAAAGAAATAGCTAAAGAGGAAAAGTGACGTAAAAACATCTGCGAATAAGTGGGGAAAATATGGGATTAAATTAATTGCTTTTACATATTGTGGAAATCGACATCTTCAATGACTAGAAATTTCAACGCTAAGCGGTTCGGATGTTGTTGGATCTCTTCAGAATGGTATTTCGAGCCGTAGTCGCTCAAAAATTGACAGATGACGCATATAAAAATGTGTGCTAATACGTATCAATCATAATGTATAAACAATTGTTTCAAGATTTGTTTTAAtacataattagaaaattttgttataattatcaTTTCAGTACTTTTTGTTTAATAGTATATATTTCAgccttaaaaataatttcaaactttGCGTAAAATCGATTCAGTATAAGCTGAAAAGTCTCTTTAAAGTGTTTTAGCCAAGAAGTAAATTTCTGAAATTGAATATAAGAAGACAATTAACATctgaatagatttttttttggaaacaatagAGTCTGTCCAATTAACAGCgacaacttttaaaaaaatccaattaaGACGCAgaaaattttaggttagaaGTGAGATCTGAaagaaaataagttgaaaaGATTGCGTTGACAAATCCCGCAATtaatccaattatttttcagaaaaagtattatagttaaaaatgtaaatgtagCAACAGCGCGGATAGTTGGAATATTGAGTAAAGCCTCGAAAATACACGACAAAAACAAACAACGTATGCATTCGAATAAATTGTAGGGGAGAGCGGGATCTTCGTtttaaaaaaggtttctaattgacgatttttgaaaactttttcttattttgtttgtgGCTAGTACcttaatgataattataatgatACTTATAATTCAAATACTTTTAGGTATGATGGATATTGCTCTGATAACAGCAAACGCTAACCAGCTTCGTTATATGGTGGAATATAATCAACACAGTTCCACATTTTATATCAATGTTATCCTTATAACATTATCTCTTATCCTTCAGCTAGCTATAGGTATCACTCTCATATATAAAGGATGGTTTTATATACAAGGAAAATCGAAAAGTGTCGCTGCTAAGAGATTGAACATTTATGTTACTGCTGGAATATTCGCCATTACTATTATAAACGTTTTCATAGCTAGTTTTACCGTTACAGGACCTCCTCCGAAAGAAGAAGATTAAGAATCAATGTTCCacgttaaatttttaattgtattttgatgatatacgtttaaaaaataaattacatctGAAACTCATTATCCAGAATCCCGTATTCCTTCAGATTAATTAAGGACgatcttttccttttttccaATCTGGGAATCTCCACAAATTTGACAAATAAAATCAGTTGAATCGTGTCGAAGCCCATTTGTCGACATAAGACCGCGCTAAACCTGATTTAATCCTTTAATTGCTTTCGAACGGGCTCAAAAGCCCTTCGAAATAAACGGCCTATCGAAGTCTCGTCCTTTGTCCTTAAGATGTTTGTCTAGGATAACACGGTATCGCGGCACTTTACTTGTTATATAAATAGATGGATGCTTGAAATGTTCATCATCATTCGATACAAAATCGCATATGTTGAAGAATGACACTAAAGACACTAAAAATGTTGAAAGGATTTGTAATAAGAAAGTTGGAcgcaaaaatttaaaacaaaaaaaaattaatagaattgcTTTTTGTTGTAACTTCAACACGTGTACTTAATCATCAACTTAATACAAATTCAAAAGGgttttaattataatgattcGGTTCGGAATATTAGTCAAGTGAATAACTCTAAAAGTATGATCACTTCAGAATTCCatataaaaacatgaatttgcgtgaaattttagaattaagTTCTATTTACCCTTTAACTTCAAAATCTGCCCTATGCCAATatgttcaaattattataaatgatgaaaactaccccttatttCCAGAAtacgaaaattcattaaattcaattaaaacatttaaaaagctgaaaaaacatttgtagtattaaaataaagatcGCTGAATATTTTAAGAAACTAATTATGTTTTTCAACACTTAATCAATGTATTTCAACCCTTAAAAGCCAACCCTTCTCATGataaaatgggaaaaaataactttttgactactttcttaaaattataaaagtaatGGGGCTGAAAACGATATCGGGTTTAAATCTTTAAATGATTGTAGGgctgatataaatttttactcAGACTTCATTTCTTCTTGAAACGCGTCAAACgcttgcttacgtcaccagcgccgatcgagTTTCGCCCGACAAGCTTCAGCAACATCCACACCACGTTATTTTGTTTTACCAACTTATTGAGTCGTAttagttgtattttttgttaggaTATCGAAACGTGGATCTACCCCCACtattacttattttcaaaattcaatatttcaaagttaaaacattccaaaagttgaaaaaacatttgtagtattaaaataaagatcgcttgatattttaagaaactatttatgtttttcaacaCTTAATCAATGTATTTCAACCCTTAAAAGCCAACTCTTCTCATGATaaaatgggaaaaaaataactttttgaccactttcttaaaattataaaagtaatGGGGCTGAAAACGATATCGGGTTTAAATCTTTAAATGATTGTAGGGCTGATATGAATTTTTACTCCGACTTCATTTCTTCTTGAAACGCGTCAAACgcttgcttacgtcaccagcgccgatcgagTTTCGCTCGACAAGCTTCAGCAACATCCACACCACGTTATTTTGTTTTACCAACTTATTGAGTCGTAttagttgtattttttgttaggaTATCGAAACGTGGATCTACCCCCACtattacttattttcaaaattcaatatttcaaagttaaaacattccaaaagttgaaaaaacatttgtagtattaaaataaagatcgcttgatattttaagaaactatttatgtttttcaacaCTTAATCAATGTATTTCAACCCTTAAAAGCCAACTCTTCTCATGATaaaatgggaaaaaaataactttttgaccactttcttaaaattataaaagtaatGGGGCTGAAAACGATATCGGGTTTAAATCTTTAAATGATTGTAGGGCTGATATGAATTTTTACTCCGACTTCATTTCTTCTTGAAACGCGTCAAACgcttgcttacgtcaccagcgccgatcgagTTTCGCTCGACAAGCTTCAGCAACATCCACACCACGTTATTTTGTTTTACCAACTTATCGAGTCgtattagttatatttttttgttaggaTATCGAAAACTGGATCTACCCCCACtattacttattttcaaaattcaatattacaaagttaaaacatttgaaaagttgaaaaaacatttgtactattaaaataaagatcgcttgatattttaagaaactatttatgtttttcaacaCTTAATCAATGTATTTCAACCCTTAAAAGCCAACCCTTCTCATGataaaatgggaaaaaataactttttgactactttcttaaaattataaaagtaatGGGGCTGAAAACGATATCGGGTTTAAATCTTTAAATGATTGTAGGgctgatataaatttttactcAGACTTCATTTCTTCTTGAAACGCGTCAAACgcttgcttacgtcaccagcgccgatcgagTTTCGCTCGACAAGCTTCAGCAACATCCACACCACGTTATTTTGTTTTACCAACTTATCGAGTCgtattagttatatttttttgttaggaTATCGAAAACTGGATCTACCCCCACtattacttattttcaaaattcaatattacaaagttaaaacatttgaaaagttgaaaaaacatttgtactattaaaataaagatcgcttgatattttaagaaactatttatgtttttcaacaCTTAATCAATGTATTTCAACCCTTAAAAGCCAACCCTTCTCAtgataaaattggaaaaaataactttttgaccactttcttaaaattataaaagtaatGGCGCTGAAAACGATATCgggtttaaattttt
The window above is part of the Diorhabda sublineata isolate icDioSubl1.1 chromosome 3, icDioSubl1.1, whole genome shotgun sequence genome. Proteins encoded here:
- the LOC130441526 gene encoding ninjurin-B-like, which translates into the protein MSNKINDTDNTTEDDEDIPDEKNIQKNKVGTYDEEAKDNKPKKRIKLQSKILLENEEDGVKKNQEELGGLQEVTIDTEEGVDEIDGKRRNKKLLKIEEDEVIDVEAQEDQEIKKPANSFAAKKTVAQGMMDIALITANANQLRYMVEYNQHSSTFYINVILITLSLILQLAIGITLIYKGWFYIQGKSKSVAAKRLNIYVTAGIFAITIINVFIASFTVTGPPPKEED